The following proteins come from a genomic window of Pseudomonas sp. MAG733B:
- a CDS encoding GNAT family N-acetyltransferase, which yields MPETSTAIADIHMLDSGYSREARSLLYQAYRHEPTFGYLFEAERPGYEQRVRATVRELVKQHFLQDLPAIGLLVNDRLIGIALIAPPQRRLGITESWAWRLRMVLSTGFRCTRRYLEYHDAVAACSPSDSVHVLPLLGIHPQFQGKHFGEQLLQAVHNWCAVDENSQGVMLDTGNPRYLEFYKRQGYEEIGEVAVGPIREHVFFHANPQVVQSAIA from the coding sequence ATGCCCGAAACCTCCACCGCCATTGCCGATATTCACATGCTCGACAGCGGCTATTCCCGCGAAGCGCGTTCGCTGTTGTATCAGGCTTACCGCCACGAGCCGACGTTCGGCTACCTGTTCGAAGCTGAACGCCCCGGCTACGAACAGCGAGTGCGCGCGACCGTGCGCGAACTGGTCAAACAGCACTTTTTGCAGGATTTACCGGCCATCGGCCTGCTGGTCAACGATCGCTTGATCGGTATCGCCCTGATCGCACCGCCGCAACGTCGGCTGGGGATCACCGAAAGCTGGGCCTGGCGTTTGCGCATGGTGCTCAGCACCGGGTTTCGCTGCACCCGTCGCTACCTTGAATATCACGATGCGGTGGCGGCGTGTTCGCCGTCAGACTCGGTGCATGTCTTGCCATTGCTGGGGATTCACCCGCAGTTCCAGGGCAAACACTTCGGCGAACAATTGCTGCAAGCGGTGCATAACTGGTGCGCGGTGGATGAAAATTCCCAGGGAGTGATGCTCGATACCGGCAATCCGCGTTATCTGGAGTTCTATAAGCGCCAGGGTTACGAGGAAATCGGCGAAGTGGCCGTAGGACCGATTCGCGAGCATGTGTTTTTTCACGCCAATCCGCAGGTCGTGCAGAGCGCAATCGCTTAA
- a CDS encoding efflux transporter outer membrane subunit, with amino-acid sequence MNSKTLRTGLSLVLLAMSLAGCASYSGLTTEGVSLDAKNLKAGQSLSGVTLSLAAWPKSDWWKSLGDPQLDGLIREALHDSPDMQIADARAHQASAAAYAADAARMPTLDASAGVSRSRLAKDQDPLGQGDNYATVRSIGATFNYNFDLWGGQRDAWEAALGEARAAEVDQKAAQLTLSADVARAYSDLGQAYIVHDLSAEDLKRTKQMLDLSQRRLSAGIDSQYQFQQTESLEATSEANLIDAEKRLQSAKIALAVLLGKGPDRGNEIVRPNILKPGAVALPSVLPAELLGRRPDLVAARWRVEAASKNIDAGKTQFYPNLNLSAAAGAESLLGDAMFGSASRFFNVAPTISVPIFDGGRLRADLDSRDADYDLAVAQYNKSLVRALGDVSDSINQLRDIGRQIAAQQHATDIAQDSYNTVVQRYGSGIGNYLDVLSIEQQLLQAQRQLANLNAEQIDLSIQLIQALGGGFQPEAIASADAAPATLTH; translated from the coding sequence ATGAACAGTAAAACCCTGCGCACCGGTTTAAGCCTGGTGCTGTTGGCCATGAGCCTGGCCGGTTGCGCCAGTTACAGCGGCCTGACCACCGAAGGCGTCAGCCTCGATGCGAAAAACCTCAAGGCCGGGCAATCCCTCAGCGGCGTGACGTTGTCCCTGGCGGCATGGCCGAAAAGCGACTGGTGGAAAAGTCTCGGCGATCCGCAGCTCGACGGCCTGATCCGCGAAGCCCTGCACGACAGCCCCGACATGCAGATCGCCGACGCCCGTGCCCATCAGGCTAGCGCCGCGGCGTACGCCGCCGATGCCGCGCGGATGCCGACCCTCGATGCCAGCGCCGGTGTCAGCCGTTCGCGTCTGGCCAAGGATCAGGATCCGCTGGGGCAGGGCGACAACTACGCCACCGTGCGCAGCATCGGTGCCACTTTCAATTACAACTTCGATCTCTGGGGCGGTCAGCGCGACGCCTGGGAAGCTGCACTGGGCGAGGCCCGCGCTGCGGAAGTCGATCAAAAGGCTGCGCAGTTGACCTTGTCCGCCGACGTGGCCCGTGCCTACAGCGATCTTGGGCAGGCTTACATCGTCCATGACCTGTCCGCCGAAGACCTCAAACGCACCAAACAAATGCTCGACCTGAGCCAGCGTCGCCTGAGCGCCGGGATCGACAGCCAGTATCAGTTCCAGCAAACCGAGAGCCTGGAAGCCACGTCCGAAGCCAACCTGATCGACGCCGAAAAACGCCTGCAAAGCGCCAAGATCGCGCTGGCCGTGCTGCTCGGCAAAGGCCCGGATCGCGGCAATGAAATCGTCCGGCCGAACATTCTCAAGCCTGGCGCCGTGGCGTTGCCGTCGGTGCTGCCGGCCGAGCTGCTCGGTCGTCGTCCGGACCTGGTCGCCGCGCGTTGGCGGGTCGAGGCGGCGAGCAAGAATATCGACGCGGGCAAAACACAGTTCTATCCGAACTTGAACCTCAGCGCGGCGGCGGGTGCCGAATCGTTGTTGGGCGATGCGATGTTCGGTTCGGCGAGCCGCTTCTTCAATGTCGCGCCGACCATTTCCGTGCCGATTTTCGACGGTGGCCGTCTACGCGCCGACCTCGATTCCCGCGACGCCGACTACGACCTGGCGGTGGCGCAGTACAACAAAAGCCTGGTCAGGGCATTGGGTGATGTCAGCGACAGCATCAACCAGTTGCGTGATATCGGTCGGCAAATCGCTGCCCAACAGCACGCCACCGACATCGCCCAGGATTCATACAACACCGTGGTCCAGCGGTACGGTTCCGGCATCGGCAACTACCTGGACGTGCTCAGCATCGAGCAGCAATTGCTTCAGGCCCAGCGTCAGCTGGCCAACCTGAATGCCGAGCAGATCGACCTGTCGATCCAACTGATACAGGCGCTGGGTGGCGGCTTCCAGCCTGAGGCCATTGCCTCGGCCGACGCCGCTCCAGCCACGCTGACCCACTAA
- a CDS encoding autotransporter assembly complex family protein, whose protein sequence is MKFPGRITSGVLMLISSCAALAQSELDVRIKPSNDELKANIEGYIGSLGDRDEEALLRFSRGAEEQARKAAQALGYYQPQIDSNVTGGKTPHLILNIVPGEPVHLRNVTIRIDGPAASLKSFRVPKSHALQTGAVLNHGQYDDAKRLIQNQASRYGFFSGHFTRSKLSVDPRAGVADIELIYDSGPRYSLGKVKFEGDTPFDEDLLQRMVPFKAGTPYDSELIAELNQALQSSGYFEGVRVDAAPTASKDDVIPVDVKLETRKPRTMGLGLGYSTDVGPRVKANWTRHWVNPQGHSYGWETEISAPRQNVGLFYDIPLDPPLTDKLRFAGGYQKEEIADKDSLSKLLTIGPEWHSKLPSGWQRVVSLKWQREEYRLGDDSGLSTLLMPGVSYSYLKSDNRIDPHNGYRLQFESKVAKEGLGSDNNLLYGTALVKGLTTVFDKHRFLGRVQVGGSATNGYKSVPPSLRFFAGGDQSVRGYDYQSLSPENNEGDRIGGRYMVAGSVEYQYSVAEKWRVATFVDQGNSFNTLELPNLKTGVGIGVRWVSPVGPIRLDLAHALDDDGGIRLHFSMGPEL, encoded by the coding sequence ATGAAGTTTCCAGGAAGAATTACCAGTGGCGTGCTCATGCTGATCAGCAGCTGCGCGGCACTGGCGCAAAGTGAATTGGATGTGCGGATCAAACCGTCCAACGATGAACTCAAAGCCAATATAGAGGGCTATATCGGCAGTCTCGGCGATCGTGACGAAGAGGCCTTGTTGCGCTTCAGCCGTGGTGCCGAGGAACAGGCGCGCAAGGCCGCCCAGGCCTTGGGTTACTACCAGCCGCAGATCGACAGCAACGTGACGGGTGGCAAGACGCCGCACCTGATCCTCAATATCGTGCCCGGCGAGCCGGTGCATTTGCGCAACGTCACCATCCGCATCGACGGCCCCGCAGCCTCGCTCAAATCCTTTCGTGTGCCCAAGAGCCATGCGCTGCAAACCGGCGCGGTGCTCAATCATGGCCAGTACGACGACGCCAAGCGGTTGATCCAGAACCAGGCTTCTCGCTACGGCTTTTTCAGCGGCCATTTCACCCGTTCGAAACTGTCGGTCGACCCGCGTGCCGGCGTGGCCGATATCGAGCTTATTTATGACAGCGGCCCACGCTACTCACTGGGCAAGGTCAAGTTTGAAGGCGACACGCCGTTTGACGAAGACCTGCTGCAACGCATGGTGCCGTTCAAGGCCGGCACGCCATACGACTCCGAACTGATCGCCGAACTCAATCAGGCGCTGCAATCGAGCGGCTATTTCGAGGGTGTGCGGGTGGATGCCGCGCCGACAGCGTCCAAGGACGATGTGATCCCGGTGGACGTCAAACTGGAAACCCGCAAGCCGCGGACCATGGGTTTGGGTTTGGGTTACTCCACCGACGTCGGCCCTCGGGTCAAGGCCAACTGGACTCGGCACTGGGTCAACCCGCAGGGCCACAGCTATGGCTGGGAGACGGAAATTTCGGCGCCACGGCAAAACGTCGGGCTGTTCTACGACATTCCGCTGGACCCACCGTTGACCGACAAACTGCGTTTCGCCGGGGGCTATCAGAAAGAGGAAATCGCCGACAAGGACAGCCTCAGCAAGCTGCTGACCATCGGCCCGGAATGGCACAGCAAGTTGCCAAGCGGCTGGCAGCGGGTGGTCTCGCTTAAATGGCAGCGTGAGGAATACCGACTCGGCGACGACTCCGGGCTCAGTACCTTGTTGATGCCGGGCGTGAGTTATTCGTACCTGAAAAGCGATAACCGCATCGACCCGCACAACGGTTATCGCCTGCAATTCGAAAGCAAAGTGGCCAAGGAAGGTTTGGGCTCGGACAACAACCTGTTGTACGGCACGGCTCTGGTCAAAGGCTTGACCACAGTGTTCGACAAGCACCGTTTCCTCGGACGGGTTCAGGTCGGCGGCAGTGCCACCAACGGCTATAAATCGGTGCCGCCGTCGCTGCGCTTCTTCGCCGGTGGCGACCAGAGCGTGCGCGGCTACGACTATCAGAGCCTGTCCCCGGAAAACAACGAAGGTGACCGCATCGGTGGCCGCTACATGGTCGCCGGCAGTGTCGAGTACCAATACTCCGTCGCTGAAAAGTGGCGGGTCGCGACCTTCGTCGATCAGGGCAACTCCTTCAATACCCTCGAACTGCCGAACCTCAAGACCGGCGTCGGTATCGGCGTGCGCTGGGTTTCGCCGGTAGGGCCGATCCGCCTCGACCTGGCCCATGCGCTGGACGACGATGGTGGCATTCGATTGCACTTTTCCATGGGGCCTGAGCTTTGA
- the xthA gene encoding exodeoxyribonuclease III, giving the protein MKIVSFNINGLRARPHQLAALIEKHQPDVIGLQETKVHDDQFPLDEVRALGYHVYFHGQKGHYGVALLSRQEPLALHKGFATDEEDAQRRFIWGTFADANGVPVTIMNGYFPQGESRDHPTKFPAKQRFYGDLQQLLESQFKNDQPLVVMGDVNISPEDCDIGIGPDNMKRWLKTGKCSFLPEEREWMARLKNWGLTDSFRHLNPEVADVFSWFDYRSRGFEDQPKRGLRIDVILASHGLLPRVKAAGVDYELRGMEKPSDHAPIWLELS; this is encoded by the coding sequence ATGAAGATTGTCTCCTTCAACATCAACGGGCTGCGCGCCCGTCCCCATCAGCTGGCGGCGCTGATCGAAAAGCATCAGCCCGATGTAATCGGGTTGCAGGAAACCAAGGTCCACGACGACCAGTTCCCGCTCGATGAAGTCAGGGCCCTTGGCTACCACGTGTATTTCCACGGGCAAAAGGGTCACTACGGCGTCGCCCTGCTCTCGCGCCAGGAACCGCTGGCCCTGCACAAAGGCTTCGCCACCGATGAAGAAGACGCGCAGCGGCGTTTTATCTGGGGCACGTTCGCCGACGCCAATGGCGTGCCGGTGACCATCATGAACGGCTATTTCCCACAAGGTGAAAGCCGCGACCACCCGACCAAATTCCCGGCCAAGCAACGCTTCTACGGCGATCTGCAGCAACTGCTGGAAAGCCAGTTCAAGAACGATCAACCGCTGGTGGTCATGGGCGACGTGAACATTTCCCCGGAAGACTGCGACATCGGCATTGGCCCGGACAACATGAAGCGCTGGCTGAAAACCGGTAAATGCAGCTTCCTGCCGGAAGAGCGCGAGTGGATGGCACGCCTGAAAAACTGGGGCCTGACTGACAGCTTCCGCCACCTCAACCCGGAAGTGGCTGACGTTTTCAGCTGGTTCGACTACCGCAGCCGTGGATTTGAGGACCAGCCCAAGCGTGGATTGCGCATCGACGTGATCCTCGCTTCCCACGGCCTGTTGCCACGGGTCAAAGCGGCCGGTGTCGACTATGAGCTGCGCGGCATGGAAAAACCGTCGGATCATGCGCCGATCTGGCTTGAGTTGAGCTAA
- a CDS encoding phosphate ABC transporter substrate-binding/OmpA family protein: MTLRVLFLLMLCLPQMATAGTLPIPEHGPALRIQGSNTIGAALGPALVEGLLREQGLLKVHSEAPDKANELRIVGETAQGRRVEVELAAHGSSTGFSALKNGSADLAASSRPIKDSELLNLESFGDLKSPSAEQVIAIDGLAIILHPQNPLNQLDTVQLARIFSGEVKTWEELGGSGGTIHLYARDDQSGTYDTFKELVLSGRGKSLSSAAKRFESSEQLSDAVSLDPQGIGFIGLPYVRSAKAVAIVDGQSQAMLPLSNLIATEDYPLSRRLFLYLPPSGNNPWAQALVTFAQSSQGQAIVAANGFIAQTVQAMAVTPNALMPEGYQALSRHAQRLSVNFRFEEGSANLDNKARQDLSRVLDYIEQNDKTERRVTLVGFGDAKDDPARADLLSKLRAMAVRRELVKSGVVLREIRGFGAVMPVAANSADEGRIRNRRVEVWVY; the protein is encoded by the coding sequence ATGACGCTGCGCGTATTGTTCCTGTTGATGCTGTGCCTGCCGCAAATGGCAACGGCCGGCACGTTGCCGATCCCCGAACACGGCCCGGCGCTGCGCATCCAGGGTTCCAACACCATCGGCGCGGCATTGGGCCCGGCGCTGGTCGAGGGGCTTTTGCGCGAACAGGGTTTGCTCAAGGTGCACAGTGAGGCCCCGGACAAGGCCAATGAGTTGCGGATCGTCGGCGAAACCGCGCAAGGACGCCGGGTCGAAGTGGAACTCGCGGCCCACGGTTCCAGTACCGGCTTCAGCGCGTTGAAAAACGGCAGCGCCGATCTCGCCGCTTCGTCACGTCCGATCAAGGACAGCGAGTTGCTGAACCTCGAATCTTTCGGCGACCTGAAAAGCCCCAGCGCCGAGCAAGTCATTGCCATCGACGGCCTGGCAATCATCCTTCACCCGCAGAATCCGTTGAATCAACTGGACACCGTGCAACTGGCGCGGATCTTCAGTGGCGAGGTCAAGACCTGGGAAGAACTCGGCGGCAGCGGTGGGACAATTCATCTTTATGCGCGGGATGATCAGTCCGGCACGTATGACACGTTCAAGGAATTGGTCCTCAGCGGTCGTGGGAAATCCCTGAGCAGCGCCGCGAAACGCTTCGAGTCCAGCGAACAATTGTCAGACGCGGTCAGCCTTGATCCGCAAGGCATCGGTTTTATCGGCTTGCCCTACGTGCGGTCAGCCAAAGCCGTGGCGATTGTCGACGGCCAGTCACAAGCCATGCTGCCGCTGAGCAATCTGATTGCCACTGAAGACTATCCGCTGTCGCGCCGCTTGTTCCTTTATCTGCCGCCTTCCGGAAACAATCCTTGGGCGCAAGCCCTGGTAACGTTCGCCCAAAGCAGTCAGGGCCAGGCGATTGTCGCGGCCAATGGCTTTATCGCCCAGACCGTCCAGGCCATGGCCGTCACACCGAATGCGCTGATGCCCGAGGGCTATCAGGCGCTTAGCCGTCACGCCCAGCGGTTGTCGGTGAATTTTCGCTTCGAGGAAGGCAGCGCCAATCTGGACAACAAGGCACGGCAGGACCTTTCGCGGGTGCTCGACTATATAGAGCAGAACGACAAGACCGAACGGCGGGTAACGCTGGTGGGGTTTGGCGACGCCAAGGACGACCCGGCGCGCGCCGACCTGTTGTCGAAACTGCGGGCCATGGCGGTACGGCGGGAACTGGTGAAGAGCGGCGTGGTGTTGCGCGAGATTCGCGGGTTTGGCGCGGTAATGCCGGTGGCGGCCAACAGCGCGGATGAGGGGCGGATCAGGAATCGGCGGGTTGAGGTTTGGGTGTATTGA
- a CDS encoding MarR family transcriptional regulator translates to MKHFTPDDFHNCHLGLLLGRAALLKDRIIDTHMEPHGITAAQFKVLIIMAQYGVDSPGELCRHLSLDSGSMTRMLDRLEQKGFLARQRSEADRRQVQLVLTQEGQKLADRLPHIGAEAMNELAGAITPDELKTLELILKKILLAAGDSITVLRLGGNNEQ, encoded by the coding sequence ATGAAACATTTCACGCCAGACGATTTCCACAATTGCCATCTCGGTCTCCTGCTCGGGCGTGCTGCGCTGCTCAAGGACCGGATCATCGACACGCACATGGAACCCCACGGCATCACCGCCGCGCAGTTCAAGGTGCTGATCATCATGGCCCAGTACGGCGTTGATTCGCCGGGCGAGCTGTGTCGGCACCTGTCGCTGGACAGCGGTTCGATGACGCGCATGCTCGATCGTCTGGAACAGAAAGGCTTCCTCGCTCGCCAGCGCTCCGAGGCGGATCGCCGGCAGGTGCAGCTTGTGCTCACGCAAGAGGGGCAAAAACTGGCTGACCGCCTGCCGCACATCGGTGCCGAAGCCATGAATGAACTGGCCGGCGCCATCACTCCAGACGAGCTGAAAACCCTGGAGCTGATCCTCAAGAAAATTCTGCTGGCAGCCGGTGACTCGATCACCGTGCTGCGTCTGGGTGGCAACAATGAACAGTAA
- a CDS encoding translocation/assembly module TamB domain-containing protein, which produces MKRGLKVTLLAIAALLMLLVVTLATVLGTATGSRWALGFAPGLSLDNFQGRLGGQWSADRVLWQQHTNRVELSKVIFAWSPLCLTRMTLCIDQLQAEQVSLQFPPGAEEKSSGPITLPDLKLPVALELGDIKVGSLLFNGSEQLKDLQLAAHWTEQGMQIDSVKLQRDDLSLSLSGRLQPGGNWPLTAEGQLTLSTPAPWTLALKIDGDLLKTLNLKADSSGYLTGQLTGELQPLTENLPAKVRITADGFKPSADLPDTLQLNQLELTGAGDLESGYQLLGKANLPGEKGPVALALQGKVDANGAQIAALDLTANDKQSLKLNGQVDWSKGLSAEAKIDWLDFPWHSLYPLIDEPEVALRSFTGEVSYTDGKYLGHFNAALDGPAGAFTLTSPFAGDLTKIYLQQIQLVAGQGKAEGHLNLQFADGIAWDTSLDLSAINPAYWVAELPGTLAGPLRSKGELKNEKLGLTADLDLKGKLRGQPAILQAKADGAGEQWNLNALQIRLGDNSINGKGSLQQKLSGQIDIKLLRLAQLWPQLRGQINGRVDVAGTLKAPQGKLGLQGTQLAFQDNRLQSLNLDATLDSAQRAKIDLKGSGIQAGDTSLGTLTASGQGDIKNQKLNLDLQGPKLKLALGLDGALDKGNWRGRLASGDIQAGGQDWKLQGPAKLERLADGKINFGAHCWASGPASLCGEDQRLMPEPKLRYHLKQFPIDSLAQWLPKDFAWQGRLNADVQLDLPASGPNGVVSIDASGGTLRVKERDQWLDFPYQTLKLTSKLTPKRIDTDLSFVGGKLGELMVQAQINPLPKNKPLSGSFRLSGLDLSVARPFVPMVEKLTGRLNGSGTISGGLLAPQVNGSLQLSDGEVSGPELPMEIEALQLQAVIAGETVQINGGWKSGKTGQGSLNGNIAWGQALVVDLVLKGSHLPVSVEPYAKVEVAPDLKISMKGDELAIAGKVQVPKGDITIRELPPSTVKVSDDTVIVGQQTEEGKPPLAMKMDIDVVVGEEKLSFAGFGLTANVQGHVHIGDNMDTRGELWLNDGRYRAYGQRLTVRRARLLFAGPIDQPYLDIEAIRQTDDVIAGIRLSGSAEQPTTQIFSEPAMSQEQALSYLVLGRPLSTNGEDNNMLAQAALGLGLMGSSGVTGGLAKNLGIEDFQLDTQGSGNATSVVASGNLSEKLSLRYGVGVFEPANTIALRYKLSKKVYLEAASGVASSLDIFYKRDF; this is translated from the coding sequence TTGAAACGCGGTTTGAAAGTAACGCTGCTGGCGATTGCGGCACTGTTGATGTTGCTGGTCGTGACGCTGGCCACGGTGCTCGGTACGGCGACGGGCAGCCGTTGGGCGCTGGGCTTTGCGCCGGGTTTGAGCCTGGACAATTTTCAGGGTCGCCTCGGCGGGCAATGGAGCGCCGACCGCGTGCTGTGGCAGCAACACACCAACCGTGTTGAGCTGAGCAAAGTCATCTTCGCCTGGTCGCCGCTGTGCCTGACACGCATGACCTTGTGCATCGATCAATTGCAAGCTGAGCAGGTCAGCCTGCAATTCCCGCCCGGTGCGGAGGAGAAAAGCAGCGGGCCGATCACTCTTCCAGACTTGAAGCTGCCGGTAGCACTGGAGCTGGGTGACATCAAGGTCGGCAGCCTGTTGTTCAATGGCAGCGAACAGCTCAAGGATTTGCAGCTGGCGGCGCACTGGACAGAACAAGGCATGCAGATCGACTCGGTGAAATTGCAGCGTGACGATCTGAGCCTGAGTCTGTCGGGTCGATTGCAACCCGGTGGAAACTGGCCGCTCACCGCTGAGGGCCAATTGACCCTGTCGACTCCCGCGCCTTGGACATTGGCGTTGAAGATTGACGGCGACCTGCTGAAAACCCTGAACCTGAAAGCCGACAGCAGCGGCTATCTCACCGGGCAACTGACTGGCGAGCTACAACCGCTGACGGAAAACCTGCCGGCCAAGGTGCGCATCACCGCTGACGGTTTCAAGCCCAGTGCTGATCTGCCGGACACCCTGCAACTCAATCAACTGGAGCTCACCGGCGCCGGCGATCTTGAAAGCGGCTATCAGTTGCTCGGCAAGGCCAATTTGCCTGGGGAAAAAGGCCCGGTCGCGCTGGCGCTGCAAGGCAAGGTCGACGCCAATGGCGCGCAGATCGCCGCGCTGGACCTGACTGCCAACGACAAGCAAAGCCTCAAACTCAACGGGCAGGTGGACTGGAGCAAAGGCCTGAGCGCCGAGGCGAAAATCGATTGGCTGGACTTTCCGTGGCACAGCCTCTATCCGTTGATCGACGAACCGGAGGTGGCCCTGCGCAGCTTCACCGGTGAAGTTTCCTACACCGATGGCAAATACCTCGGCCACTTCAATGCGGCGCTGGACGGCCCGGCCGGTGCGTTCACCCTGACCAGCCCGTTCGCCGGCGACCTGACGAAAATCTATCTACAACAAATTCAATTGGTGGCCGGGCAGGGCAAGGCCGAAGGGCATCTGAACCTGCAATTCGCCGATGGCATCGCATGGGACACTTCGCTGGATCTTTCGGCGATCAATCCGGCGTACTGGGTCGCGGAACTGCCGGGCACCCTCGCTGGACCGTTGCGCAGCAAGGGTGAGCTGAAGAATGAAAAACTCGGTCTCACTGCCGACCTTGATCTGAAGGGCAAACTGCGCGGCCAACCGGCGATTTTGCAGGCCAAGGCCGACGGCGCTGGTGAGCAATGGAATCTCAATGCCCTGCAAATTCGCCTCGGTGACAACAGCATCAACGGCAAGGGCAGCCTGCAACAGAAACTCAGCGGGCAGATCGATATCAAGCTGCTGCGCCTGGCTCAGCTCTGGCCGCAGCTGCGCGGGCAGATCAATGGCCGGGTCGATGTCGCCGGCACGCTGAAGGCACCGCAAGGCAAACTGGGACTGCAAGGCACGCAGTTGGCGTTCCAGGACAATCGCCTGCAAAGCCTGAACCTCGACGCGACCCTCGACAGCGCACAACGGGCGAAAATCGACCTCAAGGGCAGCGGCATCCAGGCGGGCGATACCTCGCTGGGCACGTTGACCGCCAGCGGACAGGGCGACATCAAGAACCAGAAACTGAACCTCGACCTGCAAGGGCCGAAGCTCAAACTCGCGCTCGGCCTCGACGGAGCGCTGGATAAAGGCAATTGGCGCGGACGTCTGGCCAGCGGCGATATCCAGGCGGGGGGCCAGGACTGGAAACTGCAAGGTCCGGCAAAACTGGAGCGGCTGGCGGATGGCAAAATCAACTTCGGCGCCCATTGCTGGGCGTCTGGTCCGGCCAGTCTGTGCGGCGAAGACCAGCGGCTGATGCCGGAGCCGAAGCTGCGTTACCACCTCAAGCAATTCCCGATCGACAGCCTCGCGCAGTGGCTACCGAAGGATTTCGCCTGGCAGGGTCGACTCAACGCTGACGTGCAACTGGACTTGCCCGCCAGTGGCCCGAACGGCGTAGTCAGCATCGATGCCAGCGGTGGCACGTTGCGCGTGAAGGAGAGAGACCAGTGGCTGGACTTCCCGTACCAGACCCTGAAACTCACCAGCAAACTCACGCCCAAGCGCATCGACACCGACCTCAGTTTCGTCGGCGGCAAGCTCGGCGAACTGATGGTGCAGGCGCAGATCAACCCGCTGCCGAAGAACAAACCGTTGAGCGGTTCCTTCCGCTTGAGTGGTCTGGACTTGTCGGTGGCACGGCCGTTCGTGCCGATGGTCGAGAAGCTGACCGGACGTTTGAATGGCAGCGGCACGATTTCCGGTGGGCTGCTGGCGCCGCAGGTCAACGGCAGTCTGCAACTCAGCGACGGCGAAGTGTCCGGCCCTGAGCTACCGATGGAGATTGAAGCCTTGCAATTGCAGGCTGTGATCGCCGGTGAAACCGTTCAGATCAACGGTGGCTGGAAAAGCGGCAAGACCGGGCAGGGCAGCTTGAACGGCAACATTGCCTGGGGTCAGGCGCTGGTGGTGGATCTGGTGCTCAAGGGCTCGCACTTGCCGGTCAGCGTCGAACCGTACGCCAAGGTCGAAGTGGCGCCGGACCTGAAAATCTCGATGAAGGGCGACGAGCTGGCCATCGCCGGTAAAGTACAGGTGCCCAAGGGCGACATCACCATCCGCGAGTTGCCGCCATCAACGGTCAAGGTTTCCGATGACACGGTGATCGTCGGCCAGCAGACCGAAGAAGGCAAACCACCACTGGCCATGAAAATGGACATCGATGTGGTGGTCGGCGAGGAGAAACTCAGCTTCGCCGGGTTCGGCCTGACCGCGAATGTGCAGGGGCATGTGCACATCGGCGACAACATGGACACTCGCGGTGAACTGTGGCTCAACGACGGTCGATATCGCGCCTATGGCCAGCGGCTTACGGTGCGTCGGGCGCGGTTGCTGTTTGCAGGTCCCATTGATCAGCCGTATCTCGATATTGAAGCGATTCGCCAGACTGACGATGTGATCGCCGGTATTCGTTTGAGCGGTAGCGCTGAGCAGCCGACTACGCAGATTTTCTCCGAGCCGGCCATGAGTCAGGAGCAGGCGTTGTCCTATCTGGTGTTGGGGCGTCCGCTGAGCACCAACGGTGAGGACAACAACATGCTTGCCCAGGCGGCGCTTGGTTTGGGGCTGATGGGCAGTTCCGGGGTGACGGGTGGTTTGGCGAAGAATCTGGGGATTGAGGATTTTCAGCTTGATACCCAGGGCAGTGGTAATGCCACCAGTGTTGTGGCCAGTGGCAACCTTTCGGAGAAGCTCAGTTTGCGGTATGGCGTTGGGGTGTTTGAGCCGGCCAATACGATTGCCTTGCGTTACAAGCTGAGCAAGAAGGTTTACCTCGAAGCCGCGAGTGGTGTGGCCAGTTCGCTGGATATTTTTTATAAGCGGGATTTTTGA